A window of Candidatus Gastranaerophilales bacterium contains these coding sequences:
- a CDS encoding tetratricopeptide repeat protein: MRKKSFGNLLLTALIISALNCGTSIAETNQIINTFGEDTPSNNTNPFLQTYQSSSSIGESLIEPDYSQEIILLQNMLKKSPNDSALALKLAQAYERNYNQSDAIQQYKQVISMSKNNPEMLATLENIFKSKLTNKPNSPILNATLGSIYKLEGKYEDALSSYQKALNLAPSNKTIRLEVADLYTLTNAYDKALPFYNTVLLSTPLNNSVRLKKAECLASLNRMPEAQAEYKMLIKNDPKNENIKIALYQTLKTASPQKEIVDSIYPEYKDTPLAVDGYIKVAQLLKNNKQIDDSIEYYKSALLINPNSADSYIELSELYNTKGDKQSAKDSIAAAQKILPQDDPVIRKKYNKMIALTADDPLNEALELIKNGLYEDAISVYEAISPRTIDITLGIASCYQYLNNTQEALKYLNQALSMDENNPDTLYYFAFLYVNKEDYSKAKPYIQKALKIAPDNQKIKKLNKFIVDQEVNTLQEKAFYAFDTQNYKDALNLLNKVIALAPSTGDAYYYRGLVYVAQNKNILAINDFKTTLKLNPNYALAYYSLGNAYDATESFQSALAAYKKFTALNKEQNEYSTYATQRINSILKHKK, translated from the coding sequence ATGCGTAAAAAATCTTTCGGCAATTTATTACTCACAGCTCTTATTATTTCTGCATTAAACTGCGGAACTTCAATTGCTGAAACTAATCAAATTATAAATACCTTTGGTGAAGATACTCCTTCAAACAATACTAATCCTTTTCTTCAAACTTATCAATCCTCATCATCCATCGGAGAATCCCTTATTGAGCCTGATTATAGTCAAGAGATTATATTACTTCAAAATATGCTTAAAAAAAGCCCTAATGATTCGGCTTTGGCTTTGAAATTAGCTCAAGCATACGAACGTAACTACAACCAATCTGACGCAATTCAACAATACAAACAAGTCATTTCTATGTCAAAAAATAACCCTGAAATGCTTGCAACTTTAGAAAATATTTTTAAATCTAAACTTACCAATAAGCCTAATTCCCCCATCCTCAATGCCACTCTTGGTTCTATCTACAAGCTTGAAGGCAAATATGAAGATGCCCTATCTTCTTATCAAAAAGCTCTGAATTTAGCTCCATCTAACAAAACTATAAGACTGGAAGTCGCTGATTTATACACATTGACAAATGCTTACGATAAGGCTTTACCTTTTTACAACACTGTTTTGCTCTCAACTCCGCTTAACAATTCGGTACGATTGAAAAAAGCTGAATGTCTTGCCTCCTTAAACAGAATGCCGGAGGCTCAAGCAGAATACAAAATGCTCATTAAAAATGACCCAAAAAACGAAAATATAAAAATAGCTTTATATCAAACTTTAAAAACGGCAAGTCCGCAAAAAGAAATCGTCGACTCAATTTATCCTGAATACAAAGACACCCCTCTAGCTGTCGACGGCTACATTAAAGTCGCTCAATTGCTTAAAAACAACAAACAAATTGATGACTCGATTGAATATTATAAATCAGCATTACTCATAAACCCGAATAGTGCCGACTCTTACATCGAGCTTTCTGAACTTTATAACACAAAAGGAGACAAACAATCAGCTAAAGACTCAATCGCAGCTGCTCAAAAAATTCTTCCTCAAGATGACCCTGTAATCAGAAAAAAATACAACAAGATGATTGCACTAACTGCCGATGACCCGCTTAACGAAGCTCTTGAGCTAATCAAAAACGGGCTATATGAAGATGCTATTTCAGTCTACGAAGCTATTTCACCTAGAACTATCGATATAACACTAGGAATTGCCTCTTGCTACCAATATCTTAACAACACACAAGAAGCCCTAAAATACTTAAATCAAGCTCTTTCTATGGACGAAAACAATCCAGACACTCTCTACTACTTCGCTTTCTTATATGTAAACAAAGAAGATTATTCTAAAGCTAAACCATATATTCAAAAAGCATTAAAAATAGCACCTGACAATCAAAAAATTAAAAAATTGAACAAATTTATTGTCGATCAAGAAGTTAACACCCTTCAAGAAAAAGCCTTTTACGCTTTTGACACCCAAAACTACAAAGATGCTCTAAATCTATTAAACAAAGTTATTGCTCTTGCTCCATCAACAGGAGATGCCTACTATTACAGGGGCTTGGTTTACGTTGCTCAAAATAAAAATATCTTAGCTATCAACGATTTTAAAACAACATTAAAGCTAAATCCAAACTACGCCCTAGCTTATTATTCACTTGGAAATGCCTATGATGCAACAGAAAGTTTTCAATCAGCTCTTGCTGCTTACAAAAAATTTACAGCATTAAACAAAGAGCAAAACGAATATTCGACATACGCTACACAACGAATAAATTCAATACTTAAACATAAAAAATAA